In the Nocardioides panaciterrulae genome, TGGCCCTGGCCCGCGACCGGCGACGCGCGCTGCTGCGCGGCTCGCTGGGGGTGGTCGCGGCGATGCTGGTGCTGGGGATCCTGCTCGCGCTGGCCCGGTCGTGGTACGTCGGGCAGACGCCCGGGAACGTCCTCACCCCGACCGCCGCGGGCGACGTGTTCGACACCCTGGTGCGCTTCCTGCGGACCGGGCTGCGGGCGGTCGCGGTGCTGTTCCTGCTGATCGCGGTGGCGGCGTTCCTCTCGGGCCCGTCGAGCGCCGCGGTCGGCACCCGGCGGGGCTTCGTCCGCGGCATCGGCGCGATGCGCGGCAGCGCCGAGGCGGCCGGCTGGCAGACCGGCCGGGTCGGCACCTGGACCTGGACGCACCGCCGGGCGCTGCGCTGGACGCTGGCGGGCCTCGGCGGGCTCGCGCTGGCGTTCTGGAACCAGCCGACCGCCTGGGACGTGGTGCTCGTGGCCGTGCTGGTGCTGCTCGGCCTGGCGGTCGTGGAGTTCCTCGGGCGACCGGTCGGTGCCCGGCTCGGCCCGGACCGGGCCGCGGCCGGCGAGGCCGGCGGCCCCCCGGGCGGCGGGTCGCGGCCGGGCGGCGGGCACCCGCCGATCTGACCGGGGGTCTCCCTCGGTTGCGGCGTCCCGAGCTCGGCGCCGCGCCTGCGCCGCCGCGGCGCGAGGTGCTCGCCGGTCGACGTCCGGAGCCACCGCTGGTTCGTCTCGAGCATGGTCGGCGGTGACCTGGCCACCGTTTCACTCAGGAAACGGTGGCTGGTCCACCGCCGACACGGGTCCGCGCGGACGGGTCGGCCCGGACAGCGGTCGGCTCACCGGTCGCCGTTGGGCCGGTGGACCCCGCGGGGTTGCCAGTCGTAGACCACCCGGGTGCCCAGCAGCAGGTCCTGCAGCGAGCACCGGTGCCGGCTGATCGCCACCCAGAGCAGCCCCACCGGCAGCACCACGCAGGCGGCCGAGCGCAGGACCGCGAGGACCAGGCCCAGCGGGCGGCCGTCGTGGCGCTGCACGCGCAGGCCGAGGACCAGGCCGCCGTAGCTGCGGCCGCTGACCGACCAGGCCAGCGCGAGGTAGCAGAACGCGACCACGAAGGCCGAGGTCAGGCTGAGGAACAACCCGGCGTGCGGCAGCTCGAAGCCGCGGGGGTCGACCATGAACATCACGGCCGCGAGCCCGAAGTACCCCGCGAGCAGCACCAGCCCGACGACCGCGGCGTCGAGGGCGGCAGCCGCCAGCCGGGTGACGACCCCCGCCCGCCGGCCCTGCCACGGCCGGGCCTCCCGCGGGACGGGCGAGACTCCGTCACCGCCCGTGCCCCCGGACACCCGGGCCTCCCGGCGCCGGGCTCAGCGGGCCGGTCCGCCGGCCGGGCCGCCAGTCGGTCCGCCAGTGGGTCCGTCGGCCGGTCCGGTGCCGTGCGCGCGGCGCAGCAGCAGCCGGTCCACGGCCCGGCCGACCGCGTGGTCGACCGCCTCGTCGGCCCCGATGCCCTGCATGCGTACGCCGCGGACCGTGTCGGAGGCCATCGACCCGGTCGACTCGCGGATGATCTCGGGGAGGTCGACGCCGTCGATGACCTGCTCGGCCAGGCCCACCAGGTCGACCCGGGCCAGCACGGCGTCGACCAGGGTGCCGAGCTCGACCCGGCGCAGCACGGTCTCGGTGAGGTCGAGGCGGTCGAGGACGGCGTCGAGGTCGAGGCGGGCCGCGACCGCGTCCACGTCGAGCCGGCTCGCGGCCCGGTCCAGGTCGGCGAGCGCCACCAGGCCGTCCACGTCGGAGCCGTCGAGCAGGGCCAGCACCTCGGAGAGCACCGGGCGCAGGTCCACCCGCTGGAGCACCAGCCCGGTCAGGTCGAGCCGGTCGAGGACCGAGTCCACGTCGAGCCGAGCCGCGACCGCATCCACGTCGAGCCGGGCCGCGACCGCATCCACGTCGAGCCGGGCCGCGACCGCATCGAGGTCCACCCGGTCCAGCACGGCGTCGACGTCGACGCGGGCGACCACCTCGGCGATCACCCGGTCCAGCAGCCGGTCGGCCGCGGAGCCCGTCGTACGCACCGCGTAGCCGAGCACCGGCCCGAGCACCGGCCCGAGCAGCGCCTGGGCGGACGCGGCTGCCGGCCTCGCGACGGTCCGGACGACCGACCGCGGGGCCGACAGCAGCATGGGGGGCATGGCGTCTGGGCCCGGCGCGGCTCAGACCAGCGCCTTCTCCTTGAGCCGTTCGAACTCCGGCTGCGAGATCATGCCGTCGTCGAGCATCTTGCGGGCCTGCGCGATCTGGTCGGCGGGGCTGCTCTTGGCCGCGACCTCACGGATGTACTGCTCCTGCTGGGCCTGGGCCGCGGCGGTGTCGCGCATCTGCCGCTCGGCCATGCCGCGACCCCGCACGATCAGGTAGACCAGCGCGGTCAGCAGGGGGAAGACGATCAGGGCGACGACCCAGACCGCCTTCATCAGGCCGGTCTCCTCGCGGTCGCGGAAGAGGTCGACCAGGATCGAGAACATCACCATGAGGTAGGCGACGAACGCGAAGCTGATGATGATGAACCACACGATGTCCCAGAACGACATGGCAGCGTCCTTTCTCTGGTCAACGGCTGCAGTCGCAGTGTGCGTGCGCAGCCGCCCCGCGCGCCTCGTCCGGAGCGGACGATCCCGGCGGCCGGGCGCCTGCAGGAATCCCCGGCTGACCGGTGATCCCCTCGGTTGATGGGCGTTGCAACGCCCATCAACCGAGAGTTTCCCCGGCTGGCCGGGGATTCCCGCACCCCCCGCCCGGGGCCGGAGTGGTCCCCCGCGGGTGATGCGCCCGGGGTCGTTGCGGGGTTGCGTGGAGGTTGCGTGGGGGTTTCGGGGAGCTCGAGGTGCTCGGAGGTCAGGGTGCGGTACGAAGTGCGGGTGGCGGGGCTGGTCCCGGCCGAGGAGCTGACCGGTCCGCTGCGCGACGGTGACGGGGCGGATCCGCGGGGGCTGCTGGCCGGCGGCGAGATCGTCGCGCAGGAGGTGTGCACGGTGGTCGAGGCGGACTTCCCCGACCAGGCCGCGCTGCACGGGTTCCTGCACCGGGTGTGGGCCCACGGCCTCCAGGTGCTGGCGGTACGCCGGGGTCCGCGCCGCTGGTCGACCCGGGCCGTACGGCGCGCCGGCCGGCCGGTCCCGCCCGCGTCAGTCCTGGCCGGGGTGGCCGAGCGCGCGGACCAGCTCGTTCATCCGCAGCGAGACCGCGTGGACGTGGGGGATGTCCTTGAGCACGACCGTGCCCTCCTCGCTCGCGGCCGAGACCCGCAGCGTGCCGCACCCGACCAGCCGGTCGAGCAGGCCCTGGTCGAAGGCGACGTCGTTGATCCGGCTGAGCGGGATGTCCCGGCCGGACCGGCGGAGCACCCCTGAGCGGGTGGCCAGCCGTTCGGTGGTGAGCGTGTAGGTGCGGTTCCACCAGGCCACCGCCGGCCAGAGCCCGAAGATCGCCACCACCACGACGAACGCGATCCAGCCGGCCTGGTCCAGCCAGGCCAGGAAGCCGCTGTCGGGGGAGATCGCCACCACCACCAGCAGCCCGACCACGGCGGCGGCGCAGATCAGCATCGCGCCGAGCAGGTGCTTCCAGTGCTCGCGCGTCTCGAGCACCACGCGCTCGCCCGGCGAGAGCTGGTCGGCAGGGAGCCCCATGCCCCTCAGCGTGAGGATCGCGGGCGGGACCGGGCAGGGCCGGAGGTCCGGGTACGCCGGGGTCCGGTGGTCCTGCGCTGGCCGGTCAGCCGTCGCGACCCAGGTCGGCGTGCGCCTCGCGCAGCTGGCGCTTGAGGATCTTGCCGCTCGGGTTCTTCGGCAGCGCGTCGGCGACCACGACGTACTTGGGCGCCTTGAAGTGGGCCAGCACCGACCGGCTGTGCTCGATGACCTGCTCGGCCGTCAGCGTGCTGCCCTCCTTGGGGACGACCACCGCGGTGACCGCCTCGACCCAGTGCGGGTGGCTGATCCCGAAGACCGCGACCTCGGCGACCCCCTCGAGCCGGTAGATCGCCTCCTCGACCTCGCGGCTGGCGACGTTCTCCCCGCCGGACTTGATCATGTCCTTCTTGCGGTCCACGACGTAGAGGCGGCCGGCGTCGTCGACGTAGCCGAGGTCGCCGGAGTGGAACCAGCCGCCCCGGAACGCCTCGGCGGTCTTCGCCTCGTCGCGGTAGTAGCCGAGCGTCGCGTGCGGGGAGCGGTGCACGATCTCGCCGACCGTGCCGACGGGCACCGGCCGGTCGAGGTCGTCGACGATCCGGGTCTCGACGTTGAGCGCGGCGCGGCCGGCGGATCCGGCGTACTCCAGCTGCTCGTCGGGGCCCAGGATCGTGGCCAGCGGCGCCATCTCGGTCTGGCCGTAGAAGTTCCACAGGTCCACGTCGGGCAGCCGGCGCTGGATCTCCTTGAGCACCTCGACCGGCATCGGCGAGGCGCCGTAGTAGCCCTTGCGCAGGCTGGAGAGGTCGGTGCCGTCGAAGTCGGGGCAGCGCAGCAGCCCGATCCACACCGTCGGCGGGGCGAAGAACTTCGTCACCCGGTGCTCCGCGATCGCGCGCAGGATCGCCCGCGGCTCGGGGGCGGGCAGGATCACGCTGGTCGCGCCGAGGTAGACGTCGGTGCCGAGGAAGCAGTCCAGCTGCGCGCAGTGGTAGAGCGGCAGCGTGTGCAGCTCGACGTCGTCGGCGGTCATGTTGCCGTCGACGGCGCAGGAGACGTACTGCCACAGCAGCGACCGGCTCGACAGCAGCGCGCCCTTGGGTCGGGACTCGGTGCCGGAGGTGAACATCATCCGCACCGGGTCGTCGTCGGCGACCGGGACCTCCGGGGCAGGGCCGTCGTGCTCGAGCCAGCCCGCGAGGTCGGTCCAGCCGGCGGG is a window encoding:
- a CDS encoding RDD family protein, whose product is MSGGTGGDGVSPVPREARPWQGRRAGVVTRLAAAALDAAVVGLVLLAGYFGLAAVMFMVDPRGFELPHAGLFLSLTSAFVVAFCYLALAWSVSGRSYGGLVLGLRVQRHDGRPLGLVLAVLRSAACVVLPVGLLWVAISRHRCSLQDLLLGTRVVYDWQPRGVHRPNGDR
- a CDS encoding SHOCT domain-containing protein codes for the protein MSFWDIVWFIIISFAFVAYLMVMFSILVDLFRDREETGLMKAVWVVALIVFPLLTALVYLIVRGRGMAERQMRDTAAAQAQQEQYIREVAAKSSPADQIAQARKMLDDGMISQPEFERLKEKALV
- a CDS encoding PH domain-containing protein, producing the protein MGLPADQLSPGERVVLETREHWKHLLGAMLICAAAVVGLLVVVAISPDSGFLAWLDQAGWIAFVVVVAIFGLWPAVAWWNRTYTLTTERLATRSGVLRRSGRDIPLSRINDVAFDQGLLDRLVGCGTLRVSAASEEGTVVLKDIPHVHAVSLRMNELVRALGHPGQD
- a CDS encoding acyl-CoA synthetase; this encodes MPVEELVTHARQQSLGDLPRRTARRTPDRLAIVDGSTRLTFAELDAVVDRTAAAIAAAGLAKGDRLALLCHNCWQFAVLNFAAARVGVVLVPVNFMLGAEEIAFILDHSGAAAFVVEDALVPTAERALAAAGGGVATRVVVRLQDAAAAPAGWTDLAGWLEHDGPAPEVPVADDDPVRMMFTSGTESRPKGALLSSRSLLWQYVSCAVDGNMTADDVELHTLPLYHCAQLDCFLGTDVYLGATSVILPAPEPRAILRAIAEHRVTKFFAPPTVWIGLLRCPDFDGTDLSSLRKGYYGASPMPVEVLKEIQRRLPDVDLWNFYGQTEMAPLATILGPDEQLEYAGSAGRAALNVETRIVDDLDRPVPVGTVGEIVHRSPHATLGYYRDEAKTAEAFRGGWFHSGDLGYVDDAGRLYVVDRKKDMIKSGGENVASREVEEAIYRLEGVAEVAVFGISHPHWVEAVTAVVVPKEGSTLTAEQVIEHSRSVLAHFKAPKYVVVADALPKNPSGKILKRQLREAHADLGRDG